Proteins encoded within one genomic window of Aliidongia dinghuensis:
- a CDS encoding (2Fe-2S)-binding protein yields MFRKLHDPGLSNEGAEAVTIYIDGTPVAAEAGESIAAVLLRQSDAWTRTTPVSGSPRAPYCLMGVCFECLAEVDGVGSVQTCLTPVKPGMRVVRQRGRRSLTDQALSA; encoded by the coding sequence ATGTTCCGCAAGCTGCATGATCCCGGCCTGAGTAATGAGGGCGCCGAGGCCGTGACGATCTATATCGACGGCACCCCCGTCGCGGCCGAGGCCGGCGAAAGCATCGCCGCCGTGTTGCTGCGCCAGTCGGACGCCTGGACCCGGACGACGCCGGTCTCCGGCAGCCCGCGCGCACCCTATTGCCTGATGGGCGTCTGTTTCGAGTGCCTGGCCGAAGTCGACGGCGTCGGGTCGGTCCAGACCTGCCTGACACCGGTCAAACCCGGCATGCGGGTCGTGCGCCAGCGGGGCCGTCGGTCACTCACGGATCAGGCGCTCTCGGCATGA
- a CDS encoding NADH:flavin oxidoreductase, which yields MLQATDAPLSDAQAMDKAFLHEDNAALIFSPLKFRHLEIKNRLFRSNLSGMFDEYNGYGGHTRLNWEEKFAKGGVGCIISSYTPVAVRGRILVRYAMIDNDDKIPFWAEVGKRVHAHNCHFIMQLSHSGRQQDMGGVENLFKKAQSSTSQTDFFHGILANAMTASEIHEVVEQFAQGARRAREAGLDGVELHGANGYLITQFLSSGINDRTDDYGGPVENRARFVLEIVRAIRREVGPDFHLQMKINGVDHNDWLYPWMKKGNTLEDTLTICKMLLDDGKGVDAFHISSGSTFPHPRNPPGDISTQALTRWYGGMLASGVRTRFNYAIFKSPIGGRLFQWLWRFRRGKVIEGINAEYAKYLRSAITQIDPSIKFLCTGGFQHASNIAGVIRDGSCDGVTMARPLIANNDLPQILRTANGPIKQKECTYCNKCLINDLANPLGCYEVSRYDGETFDEKWENLIKSVMSVYDPPLFRRNTPEETEGGRSS from the coding sequence ATGCTGCAGGCTACCGATGCACCGCTGTCGGACGCGCAAGCCATGGACAAGGCGTTCCTCCACGAGGACAACGCGGCGCTTATCTTCTCGCCGCTGAAGTTTAGACATTTAGAGATCAAGAACCGGCTGTTCAGATCGAACCTCTCCGGAATGTTCGATGAATACAATGGCTATGGCGGCCATACGCGGCTGAACTGGGAAGAGAAATTCGCCAAAGGCGGCGTCGGCTGCATCATCTCTTCCTACACCCCGGTCGCGGTGCGCGGGCGTATCCTGGTCCGCTATGCCATGATCGACAACGACGACAAGATCCCGTTCTGGGCAGAAGTCGGCAAGCGTGTCCACGCCCACAACTGCCACTTCATCATGCAGTTGAGCCATTCCGGCCGGCAGCAGGACATGGGCGGCGTCGAGAATCTCTTCAAGAAGGCGCAAAGCTCGACCAGTCAGACCGATTTCTTTCACGGAATACTGGCCAACGCCATGACCGCCTCGGAAATTCACGAGGTCGTCGAGCAGTTCGCGCAGGGCGCGCGCCGCGCGCGGGAAGCCGGCCTCGACGGGGTCGAGCTGCACGGGGCAAACGGCTATCTCATCACGCAATTCCTGAGCTCAGGCATCAATGATCGCACCGACGATTACGGCGGCCCCGTCGAAAACAGGGCGCGGTTCGTCCTCGAGATCGTGCGCGCCATTCGCCGCGAGGTCGGTCCGGACTTTCATCTGCAGATGAAGATCAACGGCGTCGATCACAATGACTGGCTCTATCCCTGGATGAAGAAGGGCAACACGCTCGAAGACACGCTCACCATCTGCAAGATGCTGCTGGACGACGGCAAGGGCGTGGACGCCTTCCACATATCGAGCGGATCGACCTTTCCTCACCCGCGCAATCCGCCGGGCGACATTTCGACTCAGGCCCTGACGCGCTGGTACGGCGGCATGCTGGCGTCCGGCGTGCGGACCCGGTTCAACTATGCGATCTTCAAAAGCCCGATCGGCGGCCGCCTGTTCCAGTGGCTGTGGCGCTTCCGGCGCGGCAAGGTCATTGAAGGCATCAACGCCGAATACGCGAAGTATCTGCGCAGCGCGATCACGCAGATCGATCCGAGCATCAAGTTCCTGTGCACCGGCGGCTTCCAGCATGCGTCGAATATTGCGGGCGTGATCAGGGACGGCTCGTGCGACGGCGTCACCATGGCGCGGCCGCTCATCGCCAACAACGATCTGCCGCAGATCCTGCGCACCGCCAACGGGCCGATCAAGCAGAAGGAATGCACCTACTGCAACAAGTGCCTGATCAATGATCTGGCAAACCCGCTCGGGTGCTACGAGGTTTCGCGCTACGACGGCGAGACGTTCGATGAAAAATGGGAGAACCTGATCAAGAGCGTCATGTCGGTCTACGACCCACCGTTATTCCGGCGCAACACGCCTGAAGAAACAGAAGGCGGGCGTTCATCATGA
- a CDS encoding patatin-like phospholipase family protein has product MKKGIIRRAVRGCCAGLCLLLLGACGTRPTDYPLAAGTANPPQPAIDADPARPLVVLAISGGGSRAAALGAAVVKQLNDVRYASGGELRPLAADIAVVSSVSGGSVYAADLGLNGPAHAAAFMERVQNYDGIGWLVERALEPGTWISLQLENRTRIDVLQEMVEDLLQTKATMAVFNQPGKPLVLLNATDLVAGQVFTFDRDTLDDVCMDYDQVPVSLGVTASAAFPIAFPPVLLRNDSYLPGGCPGQRNGRLPYRLQLQVPAGPYANLETYRIARYRQSLRNEAIETTGADAAVGPYRKPLYLRLVDGGVADNSGLTALRRALLTVGTPADIGRMVAQGKLSRIVVIAVNARSDPPNELDRSPAYTTALESAQGISGTLVDSASANSALVFQNFVKLLTDDRDRLVAEGQVQANFAVYPISIDFDQLPNATATEREEQQKVKSIATSWTLQPGDVALLDKVAGELLWRHPCFRLLVADIGLQGKPEAPPVPDTRCPVEPPRPGAQARRRMM; this is encoded by the coding sequence GTGAAGAAGGGCATCATCCGCCGTGCCGTGCGCGGATGTTGCGCCGGCCTGTGCCTGTTGCTGCTCGGCGCCTGCGGCACGCGACCGACCGACTATCCGCTCGCCGCCGGGACGGCCAACCCGCCGCAGCCGGCGATCGACGCCGATCCGGCGCGTCCGCTCGTGGTGCTGGCGATTTCCGGTGGCGGCTCGCGGGCCGCCGCCCTCGGCGCCGCGGTCGTCAAGCAGTTGAACGACGTGCGCTACGCCTCCGGCGGCGAGCTGCGTCCGCTGGCGGCGGATATCGCGGTCGTTTCGTCGGTCTCGGGCGGCAGCGTCTACGCCGCCGATCTGGGCCTCAACGGGCCGGCCCACGCCGCGGCGTTCATGGAGCGCGTCCAGAACTACGACGGCATCGGGTGGCTCGTTGAGCGGGCGCTCGAGCCCGGCACCTGGATATCGCTGCAGCTCGAGAACCGGACGCGGATCGACGTGCTGCAGGAGATGGTCGAGGATCTGCTGCAGACCAAGGCGACGATGGCCGTGTTCAACCAGCCGGGCAAGCCGCTGGTGCTGCTCAACGCCACCGACCTGGTCGCGGGGCAGGTCTTTACCTTCGACCGGGATACGCTCGACGACGTCTGCATGGATTACGACCAGGTGCCGGTCAGTCTCGGCGTCACCGCCTCGGCGGCGTTTCCGATCGCCTTCCCGCCGGTCCTGCTGCGCAACGACTCCTATCTGCCGGGCGGATGTCCGGGGCAACGCAACGGGCGCCTGCCCTACCGGCTCCAGCTCCAGGTTCCGGCCGGGCCGTACGCCAATCTGGAAACCTACCGCATCGCCCGTTACCGTCAGTCGCTGCGCAACGAGGCGATCGAGACGACGGGCGCCGACGCCGCGGTCGGGCCCTACCGCAAGCCGCTCTATCTCCGCCTCGTCGATGGCGGCGTCGCCGACAATTCCGGCCTGACTGCTCTTCGCCGTGCGCTGCTGACGGTGGGCACGCCGGCCGATATCGGGCGCATGGTCGCGCAAGGCAAACTGTCCCGGATCGTCGTCATCGCCGTCAACGCGCGCAGCGATCCGCCGAACGAGCTCGACCGGTCGCCGGCATACACGACGGCCCTCGAGAGCGCCCAGGGGATCAGCGGCACGCTGGTGGACAGCGCCTCGGCCAATTCCGCGCTCGTCTTCCAGAACTTCGTCAAATTGCTGACCGACGACCGCGACCGGCTGGTTGCCGAGGGGCAGGTCCAGGCGAACTTCGCCGTCTATCCGATCTCGATCGATTTCGATCAGCTGCCCAACGCGACGGCGACCGAGCGCGAGGAGCAGCAGAAGGTCAAGTCGATCGCGACGAGCTGGACGTTGCAGCCGGGCGATGTGGCGCTCTTGGACAAGGTGGCCGGCGAGCTGCTATGGCGCCATCCGTGTTTCCGACTCCTCGTGGCGGATATCGGCTTGCAGGGCAAGCCGGAGGCCCCGCCCGTACCCGACACGCGCTGCCCGGTGGAACCGCCACGGCCGGGCGCCCAGGCCCGCCGGCGGATGATGTGA
- a CDS encoding MmgE/PrpD family protein, which produces MTGRAQAPMATVCHLAAYVAAARARALGAEEREAACRSLLDLVAAAAAGLDAPGPRAVRATASAVFAGGDHPIWFSGRRTGLAGAVWCNSAAAAALDLDDGHRLARGHPGAAVIPVAVAGAEGVGAATDDLLKAIAVGYQVGVAIGASRRFYANTGMWSGYGVVAALGLLRGTPEAALAHAFAIAGVSAPNQLHAGGGPVFPAQEGSDVKEGIPWSNVTAINALLLAEAGHTGPLGLLDVTEHFAPETLLAGLAGPPAITRSYVKFHACCRHVHAPVEALLGLIERHGLDPRAIDAVEVETYSGALRIANRAEPQGFTDMQFSIPYCLGLVALDGAEALLPLRADAVGRPEVAAFARKVSLRLDRALDARFPAETLARVSVMAGGRRFVSPETAPRGEASDPPSWDGLEEKLRRATRFVASAAEQDALLSAVRALRGGDHRPLLRVFADVRLGRNRASEA; this is translated from the coding sequence TTGACCGGACGGGCCCAGGCGCCGATGGCAACGGTCTGCCATCTCGCGGCTTACGTCGCGGCGGCTCGCGCGCGCGCCCTCGGTGCCGAGGAGCGTGAGGCCGCCTGCCGCAGCTTGCTCGATCTCGTGGCCGCGGCGGCGGCCGGTCTCGACGCCCCCGGCCCCCGGGCCGTGCGGGCGACGGCGTCCGCCGTCTTCGCGGGCGGCGATCATCCGATCTGGTTCTCGGGACGACGCACGGGCTTGGCCGGCGCCGTGTGGTGCAACAGCGCCGCGGCGGCAGCGCTCGACCTCGACGACGGTCACCGGCTCGCGCGCGGGCACCCTGGCGCCGCCGTCATCCCGGTTGCCGTCGCGGGTGCCGAGGGCGTGGGCGCGGCGACGGATGACCTGCTGAAGGCGATCGCGGTCGGCTACCAGGTTGGCGTCGCGATCGGCGCGTCCCGGCGGTTCTACGCGAATACCGGCATGTGGTCGGGCTACGGCGTCGTCGCGGCCTTGGGCCTGCTGCGCGGCACGCCGGAGGCAGCGCTGGCCCACGCCTTCGCGATCGCCGGGGTCAGTGCGCCGAACCAGCTCCATGCCGGCGGCGGTCCTGTTTTCCCCGCGCAGGAGGGCAGCGACGTCAAGGAGGGCATCCCTTGGTCGAACGTGACGGCGATCAACGCGCTGCTGCTTGCCGAAGCCGGGCACACCGGACCGCTCGGTCTGCTTGACGTCACAGAACATTTCGCGCCGGAAACGCTGCTCGCCGGCTTGGCCGGGCCACCGGCGATCACGCGCAGCTACGTCAAGTTCCATGCTTGTTGCCGGCATGTGCATGCGCCGGTCGAGGCGCTGCTCGGCCTGATCGAGCGGCATGGGCTCGATCCCCGCGCGATCGACGCCGTCGAGGTCGAGACCTACAGCGGTGCGCTGCGGATCGCCAACCGGGCCGAGCCGCAGGGCTTCACCGATATGCAGTTCAGCATTCCCTATTGCCTGGGGCTCGTTGCCCTGGACGGCGCTGAAGCGCTGCTGCCGCTGCGGGCGGATGCCGTCGGACGGCCCGAGGTGGCGGCCTTCGCGCGCAAGGTGTCGCTCCGTCTCGATCGGGCGCTCGATGCGCGTTTTCCGGCCGAAACCCTGGCGCGGGTCTCGGTCATGGCCGGCGGCCGGCGCTTCGTCTCGCCCGAGACGGCGCCGCGCGGCGAGGCGAGCGACCCGCCGTCCTGGGACGGGCTCGAGGAGAAGCTGCGCCGGGCGACGCGGTTCGTCGCGAGCGCCGCCGAGCAGGACGCGCTCTTGAGCGCGGTCCGTGCGTTGCGCGGCGGGGATCATCGGCCGCTGCTGCGCGTCTTCGCCGATGTGCGGCTCGGCCGCAATCGTGCGAGCGAAGCGTAA
- a CDS encoding c-type cytochrome, with protein sequence MNYNPPTPAERVLNRYRWIRWIVSLLVILAALYYLVFVNQYVVAYKSDLDHYKYGSIGSEPVNGLPILVFKALPVMFRAELGPTGYRRFGMLYETEQSELPVGMSRRIVSGIERVWLNCAVCHTGTYRLEPTDRPTIVYGAPSNNLRLFDLIKFFTKVGSDPRFSADNLIDAIDGPEVHGHLNFVDRLIYRYIVFPRVQAGFQHLAQQVSFINRQADWGPGRVDTFNPYKAIQFNFPMDAGHITDTELNGSSDFPSIWQQRPRDGMHLHWDGNNTSVDERNLSAALGAGVTPVTVDIAAVHRIRRWIWTLPAPPFPAAVDRAKAWRGGQLFAEYCAACHGMKNEAGQYVYDTNRYPRLGQVEDLDRIGTDRGRWASYTQDFSAAQNMLYAGYPWRFSHFSKTAGYANQPLDGIWARSPYLHNGAVPTLRDLLEPSACTAANPCRPAQWYRGMDILDTAKVGYRTDGYGYDPKALFLYDTTVPGNSNRGHEGPAYGTGLPAADKDAIVEYMKTL encoded by the coding sequence ATGAACTACAATCCCCCGACCCCCGCAGAACGTGTCCTCAATCGCTATCGCTGGATCCGCTGGATCGTTTCGCTGCTGGTGATATTGGCGGCGCTCTACTATCTGGTCTTCGTCAACCAGTACGTCGTTGCGTACAAGAGCGACCTCGATCACTACAAATACGGCTCCATCGGCAGCGAGCCGGTCAACGGCCTTCCGATCCTGGTGTTCAAGGCGCTGCCGGTCATGTTTCGCGCGGAACTGGGGCCAACCGGTTACCGCCGGTTCGGCATGCTCTACGAGACGGAGCAGTCCGAGCTGCCGGTTGGCATGTCGAGGCGGATCGTTTCCGGCATCGAGCGCGTCTGGCTCAACTGCGCCGTGTGCCATACCGGCACCTATCGGCTCGAGCCGACCGACCGGCCGACCATCGTCTATGGCGCGCCGTCGAATAATTTACGCCTGTTCGACCTGATCAAATTCTTTACGAAGGTAGGCAGCGATCCGCGCTTCAGCGCCGACAATCTGATCGACGCAATCGATGGCCCCGAGGTTCACGGCCACCTGAATTTCGTCGATCGCCTCATCTATCGCTACATCGTCTTCCCGCGCGTGCAGGCCGGTTTCCAGCATCTGGCGCAGCAGGTTTCCTTCATCAACCGTCAAGCCGACTGGGGCCCCGGCCGGGTCGACACGTTCAACCCCTACAAGGCGATCCAGTTCAATTTCCCGATGGACGCCGGCCACATCACCGATACGGAGCTGAACGGCTCCTCGGACTTCCCCTCGATCTGGCAGCAGCGGCCGCGCGACGGCATGCATCTGCATTGGGACGGCAACAACACATCGGTCGATGAGCGCAACCTGAGCGCAGCGCTTGGCGCCGGGGTCACGCCCGTGACGGTCGATATCGCTGCGGTCCACCGGATTCGGCGCTGGATCTGGACGCTGCCGGCGCCACCCTTTCCTGCGGCGGTCGATCGGGCCAAGGCCTGGCGCGGCGGCCAGCTGTTCGCCGAATACTGTGCCGCCTGCCACGGCATGAAGAATGAAGCGGGCCAATACGTCTACGACACCAACCGCTATCCGCGGCTGGGCCAGGTCGAGGATCTCGACCGGATCGGCACCGACCGGGGCCGCTGGGCCTCCTATACGCAGGACTTCTCGGCGGCGCAGAACATGCTCTACGCCGGCTATCCGTGGCGCTTCTCCCATTTCAGCAAGACGGCCGGCTATGCCAACCAGCCGCTCGACGGCATCTGGGCGCGCTCGCCGTATCTCCATAACGGCGCCGTGCCGACCCTGCGCGATCTGCTGGAGCCGTCGGCCTGTACCGCCGCAAATCCGTGCCGGCCCGCGCAATGGTATCGGGGCATGGACATCCTCGACACCGCCAAGGTCGGCTACAGGACCGACGGCTACGGCTACGACCCGAAAGCCCTGTTTCTCTACGACACGACCGTTCCCGGCAATTCCAACCGCGGACATGAGGGGCCGGCCTATGGCACCGGCCTGCCGGCCGCCGACAAGGACGCCATCGTGGAGTACATGAAAACATTATGA
- a CDS encoding NAD(P)/FAD-dependent oxidoreductase, with protein sequence MRPDIVIVGAGMVGAAIAYGLAGRGERVLLLDGSDGDFRAARANFGLVWLQGKGLGLPAYQTLTRRSIDGWRGFADELEAQSGTDLCYEQNGGLAFCLGAEAFEKREATLQRLHNQWGGGEPDWEMIDRPALQRLLPKAALGPDVAGASFGRRDGHANPLRLLAALQAGMTRLGGTFRSHAAVREISVAGSDFRLLVGDEVLVAPRIVIAAGLGTAGLAAQVGLDVPIRPERGQILVTERLEPLLPLPASGLRQTADGTVMIGATKEDVGFDVSTTGDAASRLSRTAIRIVPALAQARLVRQWAGLRVLTPDSYPIYAQSESHPGAFAAVCHSGVTLAAFHAGALAAAIAAGALPDDLSPFHMSRFDVPQAA encoded by the coding sequence ATGCGGCCGGATATCGTCATCGTCGGAGCGGGCATGGTTGGTGCCGCGATCGCCTATGGCCTGGCAGGGCGGGGCGAGCGCGTGCTGCTGCTTGACGGCAGCGACGGTGACTTTCGTGCCGCGCGTGCCAATTTCGGCCTGGTCTGGCTGCAGGGCAAGGGCTTGGGCCTGCCGGCCTACCAGACGCTGACGCGGCGCAGCATCGATGGTTGGCGAGGCTTCGCCGACGAGCTTGAGGCGCAGAGCGGCACGGATCTCTGCTACGAGCAGAACGGCGGGCTCGCCTTCTGCCTCGGTGCCGAGGCGTTCGAGAAGCGTGAGGCCACGCTGCAGCGCCTGCACAATCAATGGGGCGGCGGCGAGCCGGATTGGGAGATGATCGACCGGCCGGCGCTGCAACGGCTGCTGCCGAAGGCGGCGCTCGGGCCGGACGTAGCGGGGGCAAGCTTCGGCCGCCGCGATGGCCATGCCAATCCGCTGCGGCTGCTGGCGGCGCTGCAGGCGGGGATGACGCGGCTCGGCGGCACGTTCCGCAGCCATGCCGCCGTGCGGGAGATCTCCGTGGCAGGCAGCGATTTCCGCCTGCTGGTCGGCGACGAGGTCCTCGTGGCGCCGCGCATCGTCATCGCGGCAGGGCTCGGCACGGCGGGTCTGGCAGCCCAGGTCGGGCTCGACGTGCCGATCCGGCCGGAGCGCGGGCAGATCCTGGTGACCGAGCGGCTCGAACCGCTCCTGCCATTGCCGGCGAGCGGGCTGCGCCAGACCGCGGACGGCACGGTGATGATCGGGGCGACCAAGGAGGACGTCGGCTTCGATGTGTCGACGACCGGCGATGCCGCGAGCCGCCTGAGCCGGACCGCGATCCGTATCGTCCCAGCGCTCGCCCAGGCCCGGTTGGTCCGGCAATGGGCCGGACTGCGGGTCCTGACGCCGGATAGCTACCCGATCTACGCCCAGTCCGAGAGTCATCCCGGCGCCTTCGCCGCTGTGTGCCATTCCGGCGTGACACTCGCCGCGTTCCATGCCGGCGCTCTCGCCGCCGCCATCGCGGCTGGTGCGTTGCCGGACGATCTTTCCCCCTTCCACATGAGCCGTTTCGATGTTCCGCAAGCTGCATGA
- a CDS encoding LysR substrate-binding domain-containing protein, translated as MTRRINLRQVEAFKAVIEYGTVSRAAEMMNVSQPAMSKLIAHLEEDTGLQLFDRLKGRLAPTRRGMRLYEEIDRIFAGVRQVENAVDTIRRDEQRRILIGVMPALSGSFIQQATCAFLARHPDVFCSILTRSSQWVTDGLVTRKLDVGLVIAPIDNPYIVAEPMMGQPVVCILPLDHPLAAKSVIEPGDLTGVPFVSFDLESHTSRRVTSALEAHGVTPNVAMIASVSPTLCEFVAAGVGVSLVHPLIVGGLRERLAIRQFEPAIHLDFYLCHLRDSRNARLVEAYLEATRETTAEISRTILSNG; from the coding sequence ATGACGCGACGGATCAACCTCCGCCAGGTCGAGGCTTTCAAGGCCGTGATCGAGTACGGCACGGTCAGTCGGGCTGCGGAGATGATGAACGTCTCGCAGCCGGCGATGAGCAAACTGATCGCGCATTTGGAGGAGGATACCGGCCTGCAGCTGTTCGACCGCTTGAAGGGCCGGCTGGCGCCGACCCGGCGCGGCATGCGGCTCTACGAGGAGATCGACCGGATCTTCGCTGGCGTACGCCAGGTCGAGAACGCGGTCGACACGATCCGGCGCGACGAGCAGAGGCGAATCCTGATCGGCGTGATGCCGGCGCTGTCGGGCTCGTTCATCCAGCAGGCGACCTGCGCCTTCCTCGCGCGCCATCCCGACGTGTTCTGTTCGATCCTGACGCGCAGCTCGCAATGGGTGACCGATGGACTCGTCACCCGGAAGCTCGACGTGGGGCTGGTGATTGCCCCGATCGACAATCCCTACATCGTCGCCGAGCCGATGATGGGTCAGCCGGTCGTCTGCATCCTGCCGCTCGATCATCCGCTCGCGGCGAAGAGCGTCATCGAGCCCGGCGATCTGACTGGAGTCCCGTTCGTGTCATTCGATCTCGAGAGCCATACGAGCCGGCGCGTGACCAGCGCGCTCGAGGCTCACGGTGTCACGCCCAATGTAGCGATGATTGCCAGCGTGTCGCCGACGCTCTGCGAGTTCGTCGCCGCCGGCGTCGGCGTCTCGCTCGTGCATCCGCTCATCGTCGGCGGCCTGCGCGAAAGGCTGGCGATCCGGCAATTCGAGCCGGCCATCCATCTTGACTTTTATCTCTGCCACCTGCGTGACAGCCGCAACGCCCGCCTGGTCGAGGCCTATCTGGAGGCCACGCGCGAGACGACCGCCGAGATCTCGCGCACGATCCTCTCCAACGGCTGA
- a CDS encoding ABC transporter substrate-binding protein has protein sequence MLKVAARIAGLLFVLWLPQLGLPQPALAEESTLQVGSGSGDVSTLDPHRASATGDMTLIGWIYSGLVRFKPGSADPRDIEPDLAESWEASADGRTWTFHLRKGVKFQGDWGELTADDVVYSLNRAADSKRSTFSSDFAAIESVAKLDDYTVRVALKYPDVNFLGRVSSYHGGNIISRKAAEKLGDDFGHHPVGTGPFAFVEQVTQQYVKLAANPDYFRGKPKIDTIIVHNIPSDSARELAFASGELDLMEAKREQRWVDSARKRRGFNVDIFRPGEYRELHINQTVPPLDDVRVRQAIAAAINVDDLVRFVGRDVGFKGCSVVPPGYLGEDCSVGSYSFDLAKAKALLAEAGHPDGFTVKAIVSNISAQQPFMEVIQAELAKVGIKLDMQVVDHPTYQSQIRRDLSGLVFYGAARFPIADTYLSEFFHSRAIVGTPTAASNFSHCKVADAEIEGARVAADAAAQLAMWKEAQRKIMADVCAVPLFELRQVWVHSDRLNYGYELKGAMNLAPPITEASTVKPR, from the coding sequence ATGTTGAAGGTCGCGGCTCGGATAGCGGGCCTGCTGTTCGTACTCTGGCTTCCTCAACTGGGGCTTCCCCAACCGGCCCTCGCCGAGGAAAGCACCTTGCAGGTCGGCAGCGGATCCGGCGACGTTTCGACCCTCGACCCGCACCGGGCCAGTGCCACCGGTGACATGACACTCATCGGCTGGATCTATAGCGGTCTCGTCCGGTTCAAGCCGGGCAGCGCCGACCCGCGCGATATCGAACCCGACCTGGCGGAGAGCTGGGAGGCGTCGGCCGACGGCAGGACCTGGACGTTCCATCTGCGCAAGGGGGTCAAGTTCCAGGGTGATTGGGGCGAACTGACCGCGGACGACGTGGTCTATTCGCTGAACCGCGCTGCCGATTCCAAGCGCTCGACCTTCTCCTCGGATTTCGCCGCCATCGAGAGCGTCGCCAAGCTCGACGACTATACGGTGCGCGTCGCGCTCAAATATCCGGATGTCAATTTCCTCGGCCGCGTCTCCAGCTACCACGGCGGCAACATCATCAGCCGCAAGGCGGCCGAGAAGTTGGGCGACGATTTCGGCCATCATCCGGTCGGGACCGGTCCCTTCGCCTTCGTCGAGCAGGTGACCCAGCAATATGTGAAGCTCGCCGCCAATCCCGACTATTTCCGGGGCAAGCCCAAGATCGACACGATCATCGTGCATAACATTCCGTCCGACAGCGCGCGCGAGCTCGCCTTCGCGTCGGGGGAACTCGACCTGATGGAAGCCAAGCGCGAGCAGCGCTGGGTCGATAGCGCCCGCAAGCGCCGCGGCTTCAATGTCGATATCTTCCGGCCGGGCGAATATCGGGAGCTCCACATCAACCAGACCGTCCCGCCGCTTGACGATGTCCGCGTGCGCCAGGCGATTGCAGCGGCGATCAATGTCGATGATCTGGTCCGCTTCGTCGGCCGGGACGTCGGCTTCAAGGGATGCTCCGTCGTCCCGCCGGGCTATCTCGGCGAGGATTGCTCGGTTGGCAGCTACAGCTTCGACCTTGCCAAGGCCAAGGCGCTTCTGGCCGAAGCCGGCCATCCGGACGGGTTCACCGTGAAGGCGATCGTCTCCAACATCTCGGCCCAGCAGCCGTTCATGGAGGTGATCCAGGCTGAGCTCGCCAAGGTCGGCATCAAGCTCGACATGCAGGTGGTCGACCACCCGACCTATCAGAGCCAGATCCGTCGGGACCTGAGCGGGCTCGTGTTCTACGGCGCTGCCCGCTTTCCGATCGCCGATACCTATCTCAGCGAATTCTTCCATTCCCGGGCGATCGTCGGCACGCCGACCGCGGCCAGCAACTTCTCGCACTGCAAGGTCGCTGATGCCGAGATCGAGGGTGCGCGCGTCGCCGCCGACGCGGCGGCGCAACTGGCGATGTGGAAGGAGGCGCAGCGCAAGATCATGGCCGACGTCTGCGCCGTGCCGCTGTTCGAGCTGCGCCAGGTCTGGGTCCATAGCGATCGCCTGAATTACGGCTACGAGCTCAAGGGCGCCATGAACCTGGCGCCGCCGATCACCGAGGCGAGCACGGTGAAGCCGCGTTGA